CGCTGTTCCAAGTCCGACGAATACAGCATAGACCGTGCCTACCGGCAGCCTGCCGCTAGCCCAGATGAGGGCGTAGAAGCTGATCAGGATAGCCGCTACCGTTACCGCCCATTCCCATGGAGCGGAGGCATGCTTCAGCCCGATGACCCATATCACTTCAAAGCAGGCAGCGCCTGCAATCATGATCCAGCTCTTAGTGTTCTTCTTCATTTCTCCGTCCTCCTGTTTCATAAAATAAGCCCGGAAGGCTATCGTCATTACCTGACGATACCTCCCGGGCTTTTGTCCCTCCGTGTATACACGGATTCGCTTCATCCGTGTGTTCTCCCTCGGACCAGACCAGCGGTGTGTACCTGCTGCGGAACCCTAGAGAACTATTAACTAAATTATTAACTTACATCCTATGTTAGCAAATCACGCTGCCAAAAGCAACTCTCCAGCCTCCGGAGGTCACGGCTCATGATTAGCCCTTCTTCTGAATCCGCCTCAAGCACAAAGGAGTGCAGCGCAGCACCGTATTCCAGATGCAGTGTCCGGGACTCCTTATAGGGGTTGGCAATCACCAGGGTTAAGCTGCCTGCCGGTGTGCGGAATGCGGTGGCATTGGAGAATATTAATCTGGCATGCCGTTTTCCTAAGCTTAAGGCAGCGGACTGAATATCCCGCTGCCTCTTAATCTTTGTATAGGGAGGACAAACGATATGTCTTCCCGCGGAATATGCTCTTACGCCTGTCCAGCCAGCCTGTTCAGCTCCTGCAGATCCGCCTCCAGATCCGCCTCGGTATACTTGCCCTGGCCGAAGCCGATCATGGCGCGCAGCGGCATATATTTCATCATGGCCAGCAGCATCTCCGGATTGTCGCCAAGCACATCCTCCAGCCCGAACACACTGCTGAAGCTCTTCGCCTTCTCCTCCGTCAGCGGATTGGCGAGCAGATCGCCGACTGTGGTGTTGCGGTGGAAGCGGCCGTGCAGCTTCACGGTGGATTCTACCGCAAGCTCCGTGCTCAGGCGGATATCGCGTGACGAAGCTCCAACAGAAATCTTGAACATCCCGCTCTCTACATGCCAGTCAGCCAGCTTCACATTGTAGTAGGCAAAGGAACGCTTATCCAAAGTGAAGGTTACGACGCCTTCTTCCCCGGGCTGCAGCTCAATCTTGGCGAAGCCCTTCAGCTCCTGCAGCGGACGGATCACACTGCTCTCCACATCGCTGACATAGAGCTGCACAACTTCCTTGCCCGCTATGCTGCCGGTGTTCTTGACCGTGACCGACACCTGAACGGTATCTGTGTCCTGAATCCGGGTCTGATCCAGAAGCAGACCGCTATATTCAAACTGCGTGTAGCTAAGGCCGAAGCCGAAGGGGAACAGCGGCTCTATTTCTTTTTTATCATAATAACGATAGCCTACAAACAAGCCTTCCTTGTACTCCACCGTATCGCCTTCACCGGGGAAGTTCAGGAATGACGGATTGTCGCTCAGCTTCATAGGGAAGGTCTCCGCCAGCTTGCCGCTTGGGCTCACTTCGCCGAAGAGCAGATCCGCAACCGCACCGCCAAAAGCCTGACCGCCAAGGTAGCCTTCAAGCACCGCCTTCGCCCTATGCAGCCAAGGCATCTCAACCGGCGCGCCGTTGCTCAGCACTACAATAATCTCGCTCTGCACCTCAGCCACCGCTTCAATCAACGCCTTATGGCTCGCAGGCAGCAGCAGATGGCTACGGTCATAGCCCTCCGATTCGTAGCGGTCCGGCAGGCCGAGGAACAGCACAGCTGCATCCGCCTTGGCTGCTGTATCGCAGGCTTCGCGCAGCAGATCAGCATTGATGTCATCGCTCTCCAGCTCATAGCCCTGTGCGTACAGGAAGCTGGCTGCATCCCCCGCAACGGCCTGTAATTCAACGAAGGCATCATCCATCCGGGATGGATTCACATGCGAGCTGCCCCCGCCCTGATAGCGCGGCTGCTTGGCGAATTCGCCGATCACGGCAATCTGTCCGCTCTTCGCCAGGGGCAGAATTCCGCCTTCGTTCCTCAGCA
The window above is part of the Paenibacillus sp. FSL H8-0048 genome. Proteins encoded here:
- a CDS encoding DMT family transporter gives rise to the protein MKKNTKSWIMIAGAACFEVIWVIGLKHASAPWEWAVTVAAILISFYALIWASGRLPVGTVYAVFVGLGTAGTVLAGGVLFGEPLRPLKLLLIGLLLAGVVGLKLVTPAQAEPEQAKGLN
- a CDS encoding glycoside hydrolase family 3 C-terminal domain-containing protein, whose protein sequence is MVKDITAIRKLISQMTLEEKAGLCSGLDFWNTKSIERLGIPSVMVTDGPHGLRKQQGDADHLGLNNSVPATCFPSAAGLASSWDRDLIFRVGEALGTECQVENVAVLLGPGNNIKRSPLNGRNFEYFSEDPFLASEMAANHVKGVQSQGVGTSLKHYAANNQEHRRMSVDAVIDERTLREIYLASFEGTVKQSQPWSVMCSYNQVNGEYASESYELLTKVLREDWGFEGFVVSDWGAVNERVKALAAGLELEMPSSAGIGDAKIVAAVNSGELAMETLDLAVERMLAFIFKSVENRNPQAVFDADKHHQLAREVARESMVLLRNEGGILPLAKSGQIAVIGEFAKQPRYQGGGSSHVNPSRMDDAFVELQAVAGDAASFLYAQGYELESDDINADLLREACDTAAKADAAVLFLGLPDRYESEGYDRSHLLLPASHKALIEAVAEVQSEIIVVLSNGAPVEMPWLHRAKAVLEGYLGGQAFGGAVADLLFGEVSPSGKLAETFPMKLSDNPSFLNFPGEGDTVEYKEGLFVGYRYYDKKEIEPLFPFGFGLSYTQFEYSGLLLDQTRIQDTDTVQVSVTVKNTGSIAGKEVVQLYVSDVESSVIRPLQELKGFAKIELQPGEEGVVTFTLDKRSFAYYNVKLADWHVESGMFKISVGASSRDIRLSTELAVESTVKLHGRFHRNTTVGDLLANPLTEEKAKSFSSVFGLEDVLGDNPEMLLAMMKYMPLRAMIGFGQGKYTEADLEADLQELNRLAGQA